The Verrucomicrobiota bacterium DNA segment GTTCGATTCCGACCCTCGCCTCCAGCTCTAAGTGCGTGTGCATAAATGAGTTAGGAAGCTGGAAATGCCAATGGCTAACGGTTTGGCTAACAGTTTGAAAATTGCTCAAATTGTTCCACTTTGTGGCACGTGACGCCACACTGGGCTAACCGCCGGAGTCGCAAAGGAGATAGGCTCGACCCTGTACGAGCCATGAAAGAACGTTACCGAATATTTCTCCGCCGCAAAAGCGTGTACTACGCTTTTGATAACACCACCAAAACTTTCGAGAGCCTTAAGACCAAGAATAAGGCCGAGGCTACGCGCCTGCTGATGGCCTTGAACGAGGCCGGCAAACAGCCCGCCATGAACCTCGGGCTTGCCCGCGTTTACCTCAGGCACAGCGATCCCATGGTCAGCGAACGCACCTGGCAGCACGTCCTGGATGAGATCATCAAGCTGAAGACCGGCCCGACGCAATACCGCTGGCAGAGCGCGGCCAAGGACAAGGCCTTCGACCGCATCCGCCGCCGCCTGCTCATCGAGACGCAAGCCGAGCATTTCTTTGAAGTGTTGCGCAAGGGCACCGTCTCCACCAACGCCTACCTGCGCAAGACCCACAACTTCGCCCTTGATATGAACTGGCTGCCGGCCTCGATTATTCCCCGGCGGCAATGGCCCGCGATCCACTACAAGGAGAAACGCGCCATCAAGCTTGAGGAGCACCAGCAGATCATCGCCGCCGAGGTGAATCCGGAGCGCAAAAACCTCTACCAACTCTGCTGGCACCTGGGCGCCAGTCAGGGCGACATCGCCGCGCTCAAAGGCGAAGATGTGGATTGGACCAACAGCACCGTCAGTTTCTTCCGAAAAAAGACCGGCGTGCCCGTGCTGGTCCATCTGGGCAGCGAGGCGCTGAATCTGCTTAAAGACCTGCCGAGTGAAGGGCCGCTGTTCCCCTACTTGTCACGCGTGCGCGCCGGCGACCGTGCCACCGAGTTCAAGCAACGCTGTCAGCAGTTGAAGATCGAGGGCGTCACGCTCCACAGCTACCGCTACGCGTGGGCCGAACGCGCCAAGACGGCCGGTTACCCAGAGCGGTTCGCCCAAGAGGCCCTGGGGCACAATAGCAAGGCCGTACACCGCGCCTACGCGAAGCGAGCCCTGGTGAAAATTCCTTCCCTGGAGGAATACGAACAGAAGGCAGCCGCGCATGGGGCCTTGGTTCAACCGTAGCGAACCATCAACCACGGATACCAAGGCCCGGGCTCTGCCCCAATCTCCCCGCGTTCGACCGCTCTGGTACACTCCAGGGCGGCTTCGAACGTGTTCAGGTAACCGTGCGCGTTCAGCGCACAACCAGGGCGATCAGCAACCTTATCTTCACATCCACTGCAGATCCAGGAGCAGCCCAGATCGCCGTACTGGTAGTTTAGCAGTTCGTAGCCCAGCGCCACTCCATCCGGGCTGAGTGGCCGCCCCTGACGCACACAGTGAGGCACA contains these protein-coding regions:
- a CDS encoding tyrosine-type recombinase/integrase; translation: MKERYRIFLRRKSVYYAFDNTTKTFESLKTKNKAEATRLLMALNEAGKQPAMNLGLARVYLRHSDPMVSERTWQHVLDEIIKLKTGPTQYRWQSAAKDKAFDRIRRRLLIETQAEHFFEVLRKGTVSTNAYLRKTHNFALDMNWLPASIIPRRQWPAIHYKEKRAIKLEEHQQIIAAEVNPERKNLYQLCWHLGASQGDIAALKGEDVDWTNSTVSFFRKKTGVPVLVHLGSEALNLLKDLPSEGPLFPYLSRVRAGDRATEFKQRCQQLKIEGVTLHSYRYAWAERAKTAGYPERFAQEALGHNSKAVHRAYAKRALVKIPSLEEYEQKAAAHGALVQP